The proteins below are encoded in one region of Streptomyces sp. NBC_00490:
- a CDS encoding MFS transporter — protein sequence MLPDFNSPAPALASPLGPATGQGPAEPVSRRWTSLYGLVWFGFWMANLVPLQLLLPQQLEAIDPASKVYDFAVVNGVSGLVALVALPLCGALCDRSRSRFGRRRLWLTAGAVAFAVGLIVTGAQTTVTGVVVAWAASMIGLSAATAGLTAIIADRVPEDQRGMISSAIYGPQALGVVVGIALVSAFGLSPMSGFAVIAVLLIVCLVPFLAAHRDIAFNAETPLSIGELLASMGSSLRNREFAWAFGGRLLVNLANSLGTCYTLYFLTDDLNVTDPAGSLLVCTVLYLLAGLVATAAAGVLSDRLGRRRIFVALAALLQAASGFLLASAPSLTVMMVASALMGGGFGAYMAVDQALITQVLPDAESRAKDLGIMNIGSVVPPAIAPLIAGAIISSQHGYPLLFALVGAAAAVGALLVYRIRSVR from the coding sequence ATGCTCCCCGACTTCAACTCCCCCGCTCCTGCCCTTGCAAGCCCCCTCGGCCCGGCCACCGGCCAAGGACCGGCCGAGCCCGTCTCGCGCCGCTGGACCAGTCTGTACGGCCTGGTGTGGTTCGGCTTCTGGATGGCAAACCTCGTCCCCCTCCAACTGCTGCTCCCCCAGCAGCTGGAGGCGATCGATCCGGCCTCGAAGGTCTACGACTTCGCCGTCGTCAACGGTGTCTCCGGGCTGGTCGCACTCGTCGCCCTGCCCCTGTGCGGCGCCCTGTGCGACCGCTCCCGCAGCCGCTTCGGCCGGCGCAGACTCTGGCTCACGGCGGGCGCTGTCGCCTTCGCCGTCGGGCTGATCGTCACCGGCGCGCAGACCACCGTGACCGGTGTGGTCGTGGCGTGGGCGGCCAGCATGATCGGTCTCAGCGCAGCCACCGCCGGGCTCACCGCCATCATCGCCGACCGCGTACCCGAAGACCAACGCGGCATGATCTCCAGCGCCATCTACGGTCCCCAGGCCCTCGGCGTGGTCGTCGGCATCGCCCTCGTATCGGCTTTCGGACTCTCCCCCATGTCCGGGTTCGCCGTCATCGCGGTCCTGCTGATCGTCTGCCTGGTGCCGTTCCTGGCCGCCCATCGCGACATCGCCTTCAACGCCGAGACGCCGCTCAGCATCGGGGAACTGCTCGCATCGATGGGCAGCTCGCTCAGGAACCGGGAATTCGCCTGGGCCTTCGGCGGACGCCTCCTGGTCAATCTGGCGAACTCACTGGGCACGTGTTACACGCTCTACTTCCTCACCGACGATCTCAACGTCACCGATCCGGCCGGCAGCCTGCTGGTCTGCACCGTTCTCTATCTCCTGGCCGGCCTTGTGGCCACCGCCGCCGCCGGTGTGCTGTCCGACCGCCTCGGCCGACGACGGATCTTCGTCGCCTTGGCGGCGCTGCTCCAGGCTGCTTCCGGCTTCCTGCTGGCGAGCGCCCCGAGCCTCACCGTCATGATGGTGGCATCCGCTCTCATGGGCGGCGGCTTCGGTGCGTACATGGCCGTCGACCAGGCTCTCATCACACAAGTGCTCCCCGACGCCGAGAGCCGGGCCAAGGACCTCGGCATCATGAACATCGGCTCGGTCGTTCCCCCGGCAATCGCCCCGTTGATCGCCGGAGCGATCATCAGTTCGCAACACGGCTACCCGCTTCTCTTCGCGCTCGTGGGTGCGGCCGCCGCCGTCGGAGCGCTTCTTGTGTACCGCATCCGTTCCGTCCGCTAG
- a CDS encoding 2Fe-2S iron-sulfur cluster-binding protein, with product MPVIKFIEADGTPHPVEAIVGQSLKQAALDHLVPGIIGDCGGCASCGTCHAYIDEKHLPLLPPADENEEMILEGVPASRTSNSRLTCQIPVTADMAGMEVHIPDTQF from the coding sequence GTGCCAGTGATCAAGTTCATCGAGGCCGACGGAACACCGCACCCCGTGGAGGCCATCGTCGGCCAGAGCCTCAAGCAAGCGGCACTCGACCATCTCGTGCCCGGCATCATCGGCGACTGCGGCGGCTGCGCTTCCTGCGGAACCTGTCATGCCTACATCGACGAAAAGCACCTGCCGCTCCTCCCTCCGGCTGACGAAAACGAGGAGATGATCCTCGAGGGGGTACCGGCGTCACGCACCTCCAACAGCCGCCTCACCTGCCAAATCCCTGTGACAGCCGACATGGCCGGGATGGAAGTACACATTCCTGACACTCAGTTCTAA
- a CDS encoding cytochrome P450 encodes MTASIRIGASATHTFDESWATDPALSTAHYRKVVVKPMSSTQLTSVADLPAIEDFITFDNFSRNFVEAAWGLRGREGTDFLRGPMNSLVVLRNKDARTLAANPALGNVPADIVLWMATEADLGSGPVTKPDPEQTEGYGRFLRNQVFTSNPPLHQPYRNLLVRQLLPRNILRFAPAAARLAQELVEECAGRDRTDFSREFAGRFVTRFWAEQLGLSSDQAAHVQHLMEEMSLTFLLTRTPEQSQRLFSAAATYMDVVGEAVLKAWSDGGNALLDDMAAELTTIDMEGKPEDIGSLVASNFFDGFHTIGVAIENVVFRMLSDGTALEQVRADPALVTSAFYEGTRLESPLMLSQRLTLQDVEYNGVFVPAGTPVLMMWAAANRDPEVFDDPDSYRLTRQIQHGATFGGGAHLCPGRNVARMLTEIAVTALTAPDVGIALVGDDHEWAAHSLMRQLTALPVTIRRVHR; translated from the coding sequence GTGACCGCCTCGATCCGGATCGGCGCTTCGGCAACGCATACCTTCGACGAGTCCTGGGCGACTGACCCGGCCCTGTCCACAGCTCATTACAGAAAGGTGGTAGTCAAACCCATGTCCTCCACACAGCTGACTTCGGTGGCAGATCTTCCCGCCATTGAGGACTTCATCACATTCGACAATTTCTCACGCAACTTCGTAGAAGCGGCATGGGGGTTGCGGGGCCGAGAAGGAACCGACTTTCTCCGGGGCCCGATGAACAGTCTCGTCGTGCTCCGTAACAAAGACGCCAGAACGCTTGCGGCAAATCCGGCGTTGGGCAACGTGCCCGCGGACATCGTCTTGTGGATGGCCACCGAAGCGGATCTCGGCTCCGGGCCCGTGACCAAACCGGATCCCGAACAGACCGAGGGGTACGGCAGGTTCCTGCGGAACCAGGTGTTCACCTCCAACCCTCCGCTGCATCAGCCGTACCGTAATCTCCTGGTCCGGCAACTGCTGCCCCGGAACATCCTCCGTTTCGCTCCCGCCGCCGCACGCCTCGCACAGGAACTTGTCGAGGAGTGCGCCGGGCGCGACCGGACCGACTTCTCCCGGGAGTTCGCCGGGCGGTTCGTCACCCGCTTCTGGGCCGAGCAACTTGGGCTGAGCAGCGACCAGGCGGCGCACGTCCAGCACCTCATGGAGGAGATGAGCCTGACGTTCCTGCTCACCCGCACGCCCGAGCAGTCGCAGCGCCTGTTCTCTGCTGCGGCGACGTACATGGACGTGGTCGGAGAAGCCGTTCTAAAGGCCTGGTCGGACGGAGGCAACGCGCTTCTCGACGACATGGCGGCCGAACTCACCACGATCGACATGGAGGGCAAGCCGGAGGACATCGGCTCGTTGGTGGCCTCGAACTTCTTCGACGGCTTCCACACGATCGGTGTGGCGATCGAGAACGTGGTCTTCCGGATGCTGAGCGACGGAACGGCCCTGGAACAGGTCCGTGCCGACCCGGCGTTGGTCACCAGTGCCTTCTACGAGGGCACACGTCTGGAGTCCCCGCTGATGCTCAGTCAGCGACTGACGCTGCAGGACGTCGAGTACAACGGCGTCTTTGTCCCCGCCGGCACACCGGTCCTCATGATGTGGGCCGCGGCCAATCGCGATCCCGAGGTCTTCGACGACCCCGACAGCTACCGGCTGACCCGGCAGATCCAGCACGGCGCGACCTTCGGCGGCGGTGCCCATCTGTGCCCAGGCAGGAACGTGGCCCGGATGCTCACTGAGATCGCCGTGACCGCGCTGACCGCGCCCGATGTCGGTATCGCACTGGTCGGGGACGATCACGAATGGGCGGCCCACTCCCTGATGCGGCAGCTGACGGCGTTGCCGGTCACCATCCGACGGGTGCACCGGTGA
- a CDS encoding NAD(P)/FAD-dependent oxidoreductase, whose protein sequence is MGGPLPDAAADGVAGHHPTGAPVKTVVIVGAGQAGSELAVALRQNGFSDRILLVGAEPHLPYQRPPLSKAFLHGKVDQVALRIRALDAYTNAGIEVELDTAAVGIDRRTRSVALADGRTLRYDKLALTTGGSPRPLRFGSGHVPGRTLHHLDDAIALRQELQSGGTLLIVGGGFIGLETAAAATDMGIAVTLVEAQPRVLARTCPPAVSAFVDREHRNHGVDLRTGVSVRSVARRDGALLAELSDDTVVRADLILTGVGIAPNDTLAATAGLAVDDGVLVDAVARTADPDIVAAGDCTRQWHGFLGRSVRLESVQNATDQARIAARTLCGKPTERFTAPWFWSDQYDHKIQMAGLPQTGDTDVVRGDPSSNSFSVVYLRNGIITGLHAVNRPRDFTAARQLVTARAAMTGDEAASEDLPLSELMKRHQSTAERRA, encoded by the coding sequence ATGGGCGGCCCACTCCCTGATGCGGCAGCTGACGGCGTTGCCGGTCACCATCCGACGGGTGCACCGGTGAAGACCGTCGTCATCGTCGGTGCGGGACAGGCCGGCTCGGAACTGGCTGTGGCACTGCGGCAGAACGGTTTCAGCGACCGGATCCTGCTCGTCGGGGCCGAACCCCACCTGCCCTACCAGCGCCCGCCGCTGTCCAAGGCGTTCCTGCACGGCAAAGTCGATCAGGTGGCACTGCGGATTCGCGCCCTGGACGCCTACACCAACGCCGGCATCGAGGTCGAACTCGACACTGCCGCGGTCGGGATTGACCGCCGGACACGATCCGTCGCCTTGGCCGACGGGCGCACGCTGCGCTACGACAAGCTGGCTCTCACCACCGGTGGCAGTCCGCGTCCTCTCCGATTCGGCTCCGGCCACGTCCCAGGCAGGACTCTGCATCACCTCGACGACGCGATCGCGCTGCGGCAGGAACTGCAGTCCGGTGGCACCCTGCTGATCGTCGGTGGCGGATTCATCGGCCTGGAGACGGCGGCCGCCGCGACCGACATGGGGATCGCGGTGACGCTCGTAGAGGCCCAGCCACGAGTCCTGGCCCGGACGTGCCCACCGGCCGTCTCCGCCTTCGTCGATCGCGAGCACCGCAATCACGGTGTCGATCTGCGCACAGGCGTGTCCGTGCGCAGCGTCGCCCGGCGCGACGGAGCCCTCCTTGCGGAGCTCAGCGATGACACCGTGGTCAGAGCCGACCTGATCCTGACTGGCGTGGGGATCGCTCCGAACGACACCCTCGCCGCCACCGCGGGACTGGCCGTCGACGACGGTGTCCTGGTCGACGCCGTGGCCCGGACCGCGGACCCCGACATCGTCGCTGCGGGCGACTGCACGCGACAGTGGCACGGTTTCCTCGGCCGCAGCGTACGCCTCGAATCCGTTCAGAACGCTACTGACCAGGCCAGAATCGCGGCCCGGACCTTGTGCGGAAAGCCGACCGAGCGTTTTACGGCGCCCTGGTTCTGGTCCGATCAGTACGACCACAAGATCCAGATGGCCGGCCTGCCGCAGACCGGCGACACAGATGTCGTCCGCGGCGACCCGTCATCGAACTCCTTCAGCGTGGTGTATCTGCGCAACGGCATCATCACCGGCCTGCACGCGGTCAACCGGCCGCGGGACTTCACGGCCGCCCGGCAACTCGTCACGGCGCGGGCCGCCATGACCGGGGATGAAGCCGCCTCCGAAGACCTCCCGCTGTCCGAACTGATGAAGCGACACCAATCCACCGCAGAAAGGCGTGCCTGA
- a CDS encoding D-arabinono-1,4-lactone oxidase, translating to MATTRYSAHTGKNRANRSVWRNWAGNVTARPVRDVAPTSVDELCAVVREAAEDGLPVKPVGSGHSFTSAAATEGVLIRPDRLTGIRAIDREAGTVTVEAGTRLRDLNVALAREGLSLTNMGDIMEQTVAGATSTGTHGTGRSSAAIAAQIRGLELVTADGSLLTCSEKKNPDVFAAARIGLGALGVVSAITFAVEPLFLLTAHDEPMTFDTVTATFDELHAANDHFEFYWFPHTGNCNTLRNNRSTGPLAPMGRFKGWFEDEFLSNGVFQAANTLGRAVPAAVPAIARVSSRALSARSYTDIPYKVFTSPRRVKMIEMEYALPREALIDALRELKAMVDRSDLRISFPVEVRTAPADDITLSTASGRESGYIAVHTYQGMPFREYFAAAERIFTAHGGRPHWGKLHTRDADYFAAAYPRFGEFTALRDRLDPDRRFGNAYLRRVLGD from the coding sequence GTGGCAACGACCCGCTACAGCGCGCACACGGGCAAGAACCGCGCGAACAGGAGTGTGTGGCGGAACTGGGCCGGGAACGTCACGGCCCGCCCAGTGAGGGACGTCGCACCCACCTCGGTCGATGAGCTCTGCGCCGTTGTGCGCGAGGCGGCCGAGGACGGCCTGCCGGTGAAGCCCGTCGGCAGCGGCCACTCGTTCACCTCCGCTGCCGCGACCGAGGGCGTGCTGATACGGCCTGACCGCCTGACCGGCATTCGCGCCATCGACCGGGAGGCCGGAACCGTGACCGTGGAAGCGGGCACACGGCTCAGGGACCTGAACGTCGCCCTGGCCCGGGAAGGTCTGTCGCTCACCAACATGGGCGACATCATGGAGCAGACCGTCGCCGGCGCGACCAGTACGGGCACCCATGGCACGGGCCGCAGCTCGGCAGCGATCGCGGCCCAGATACGCGGCCTTGAACTGGTGACGGCGGACGGCTCGTTGCTCACGTGCTCCGAGAAAAAGAACCCGGACGTGTTCGCCGCTGCACGCATCGGGCTGGGCGCGCTCGGGGTTGTCAGTGCCATCACGTTCGCCGTGGAACCACTGTTCCTTCTCACCGCGCACGACGAACCGATGACGTTCGACACGGTCACCGCGACCTTCGACGAACTCCACGCGGCCAACGATCACTTCGAATTCTACTGGTTCCCGCACACCGGAAACTGCAACACCCTGCGAAACAACCGCAGCACAGGTCCGCTCGCCCCGATGGGCCGTTTCAAAGGCTGGTTCGAGGACGAATTTCTCTCCAACGGTGTTTTCCAGGCAGCCAACACGCTGGGGCGGGCCGTGCCCGCCGCCGTCCCGGCCATAGCGAGGGTGTCGAGCCGGGCTCTTTCCGCCCGCAGCTACACAGACATCCCGTACAAGGTCTTCACATCCCCCCGCCGGGTGAAGATGATCGAGATGGAGTACGCCCTCCCGCGCGAGGCACTGATCGACGCCCTGCGCGAGTTGAAGGCCATGGTTGACCGTTCGGATCTGCGGATCAGCTTTCCCGTCGAAGTGCGTACGGCACCCGCGGACGACATCACCCTCTCCACGGCGTCGGGCCGTGAGAGCGGATACATCGCCGTCCACACCTACCAGGGCATGCCCTTCCGTGAGTACTTCGCCGCGGCGGAGCGCATCTTCACCGCGCACGGCGGACGCCCGCACTGGGGCAAGCTGCACACACGTGACGCCGACTACTTCGCGGCGGCGTATCCACGCTTCGGTGAATTCACCGCACTGCGTGACCGCCTCGATCCGGATCGGCGCTTCGGCAACGCATACCTTCGACGAGTCCTGGGCGACTGA